From a region of the Streptacidiphilus albus JL83 genome:
- a CDS encoding IS5 family transposase, which translates to MRDRPGTGAPGGRWADHRTVVNGVLSRTRTGIPRHDLPEHHGSWQTLYERHRCWSADGAWSNILRALQVGVDATARGTDGSWVVNADSTTCRAHQHAAGARHAPPAGHPQKRGGTRVDREGREALGRSRGGLTSKVHLLADDRCRPLVWPTSPGRRGDSPMFTPLVQALNVARTGTGRPRTRPDRTRGDNVILPNRC; encoded by the coding sequence GTGCGGGACCGGCCGGGGACCGGTGCTCCAGGCGGGCGGTGGGCCGACCATCGCACCGTGGTCAACGGGGTGCTCTCCCGGACGCGAACCGGGATTCCCCGGCATGACCTGCCCGAACACCACGGATCATGGCAGACCTTGTACGAACGCCACCGCTGCTGGTCGGCCGACGGCGCCTGGTCGAACATTCTGCGCGCCCTGCAGGTCGGTGTGGACGCCACAGCCCGGGGCACGGACGGCTCGTGGGTGGTCAACGCAGACTCCACCACCTGCCGGGCCCACCAGCACGCAGCCGGGGCCCGGCATGCTCCGCCGGCCGGCCACCCCCAAAAAAGGGGCGGAACACGCGTGGACAGAGAGGGCCGCGAGGCCCTGGGACGCTCCCGGGGCGGACTGACCAGCAAGGTCCACCTGCTGGCCGACGACCGCTGCCGACCCCTGGTCTGGCCGACCTCGCCCGGCCGGCGTGGTGACAGCCCGATGTTCACCCCGCTCGTGCAGGCACTGAACGTGGCCCGCACCGGGACCGGGCGTCCGCGCACCCGGCCGGACCGGACCCGCGGCGACAACGTGATTCTGCCGAACCGGTGCTGA
- a CDS encoding tRNA-dependent cyclodipeptide synthase, with protein sequence MVTVDFLIRPQSENCRRIADASDHCVVGLSPFNGYYTPCRVEALVQWAAGHFTRVDVLVPGFEAAHTLTAAGVRPLEAVGRVRRAVNQLRNPAVLALSRAGVSTPERRVHTWTQLMSRPEYVALRERARAAYRVDPALRAACRAVARGAVRSIADTEPGEEQIDACVTYPIAELPLIVDSPSIFDVASSVFVYHRRIELAAALLAGPATGLRSAAQQGFVVAEPVLPGGS encoded by the coding sequence ATGGTGACCGTGGATTTCCTGATTCGACCACAGAGCGAGAATTGCCGTCGGATCGCCGATGCCTCCGACCACTGCGTCGTGGGTCTGAGCCCGTTCAACGGCTACTACACACCATGCCGGGTGGAGGCGTTGGTCCAGTGGGCAGCCGGACATTTCACGAGGGTCGACGTTCTCGTTCCCGGATTCGAGGCGGCACATACCCTCACCGCTGCGGGCGTCAGGCCGCTGGAGGCAGTGGGGCGTGTGCGGCGAGCTGTGAACCAGCTCAGGAATCCCGCGGTGCTGGCGCTGTCGCGTGCCGGTGTGTCCACGCCGGAACGGCGCGTCCATACCTGGACTCAGCTGATGAGCCGACCCGAGTACGTGGCGTTGCGTGAGCGGGCCAGAGCGGCATACCGAGTCGATCCCGCCCTCAGGGCGGCCTGCCGGGCGGTTGCCCGGGGAGCGGTCCGGTCCATCGCGGATACGGAGCCCGGTGAGGAGCAGATCGACGCCTGCGTCACTTATCCGATCGCAGAGTTGCCGCTGATCGTGGACAGCCCGTCGATCTTTGACGTGGCTTCTTCGGTGTTCGTCTACCACCGGCGGATCGAGCTCGCCGCAGCCCTGCTCGCCGGTCCGGCGACCGGGCTGCGGTCAGCTGCACAACAGGGGTTCGTGGTGGCCGAGCCTGTACTGCCGGGTGGTTCGTGA
- a CDS encoding FAD-dependent monooxygenase: MDSNRHHTSVLIAGGGPAGLVLAVELARRHVDFRIIDAGAGPFPGSRGKGLQPRTLEIFDDLGIIDSVQAEGAPLPPMVAWEEGRIVREWDVIARGEPTGATPYAEPLMLPQSRTQELLRERLLHLGHRVEFGARLDGFSQDEAGVLAQVVRTDGGTREIAADYLVGADGGGSTVRKILGVRFDREDVDTRPLLVADADIPGLDREHWHTWGDAVGIMTAICPVARTDYFQVIARFATGTPDPAPERVRELVAARTGVPVRKVLWSSVFRARAALAEHFRVGRVFLAGDSAHVHSPAGGQGINASIQDAYNLGWKLALAATGQAAPSLLDSYEAERRPAAAEVLGVSTRIHQGAGRVRELAARRDRTTHHLALGYRGVPPNAEMRPALVEEALHAGDRAPDAPCTDRGGAPVRLFDLFRGPHFTLLSFGSAPIQPVSARGPAVIRVVRVGHDVSDPAGFASRAYAPHGLFLVRPDGYISLATETPSEVTSHLRSLGIHVG; this comes from the coding sequence GTGGACAGTAATCGCCACCACACATCTGTTCTGATTGCCGGAGGAGGACCTGCCGGACTGGTCCTGGCGGTGGAACTGGCCCGTCGGCACGTCGACTTCCGGATCATCGACGCCGGCGCGGGTCCCTTTCCGGGATCACGGGGCAAGGGTCTCCAGCCGCGCACCCTGGAGATCTTCGACGACCTCGGAATCATCGACTCCGTACAGGCGGAGGGAGCGCCGCTGCCGCCGATGGTGGCCTGGGAGGAGGGAAGGATCGTCAGGGAGTGGGACGTCATCGCCCGTGGCGAGCCCACCGGGGCCACGCCCTATGCCGAGCCCCTGATGCTTCCTCAGTCGCGTACCCAGGAACTGCTTCGCGAGCGACTGCTGCATCTGGGCCACCGTGTCGAGTTCGGAGCGCGGCTCGACGGATTCTCCCAGGACGAGGCCGGCGTGCTGGCCCAGGTTGTCCGGACCGACGGAGGTACGCGGGAGATCGCGGCCGACTACCTGGTCGGGGCAGACGGGGGCGGCAGCACCGTACGGAAAATCCTGGGTGTGAGGTTCGACCGCGAAGACGTGGACACCCGGCCGCTGCTCGTGGCCGATGCCGATATTCCCGGACTGGACCGCGAGCACTGGCACACCTGGGGTGACGCGGTCGGCATCATGACCGCGATCTGTCCCGTCGCCAGAACGGACTACTTCCAGGTCATCGCACGGTTCGCGACGGGAACCCCCGACCCCGCTCCCGAGCGGGTCCGCGAACTGGTGGCTGCCCGCACGGGAGTGCCGGTGCGGAAGGTGCTGTGGTCATCGGTCTTCCGGGCACGAGCAGCGCTGGCGGAGCACTTCCGGGTCGGCCGGGTGTTCCTGGCCGGTGACTCCGCGCATGTTCATTCCCCGGCGGGCGGCCAGGGCATCAACGCGAGCATCCAGGACGCCTACAACCTGGGCTGGAAACTGGCGCTCGCGGCAACCGGCCAGGCAGCACCCTCGCTCCTGGACTCCTACGAGGCGGAGCGCCGGCCCGCTGCGGCGGAGGTGCTGGGAGTGAGCACCCGCATCCACCAAGGGGCGGGTCGGGTCAGGGAGCTGGCCGCGCGCCGTGACCGCACCACGCACCATCTGGCACTCGGATACCGGGGTGTTCCACCCAACGCGGAGATGCGCCCCGCTCTCGTCGAGGAAGCCCTCCACGCGGGGGACCGCGCTCCGGACGCCCCTTGTACCGACCGTGGCGGAGCCCCGGTACGTCTCTTCGACCTCTTCCGCGGACCCCACTTCACCCTTCTTTCCTTCGGAAGTGCGCCCATCCAGCCTGTCAGCGCCCGGGGTCCCGCGGTGATCCGCGTGGTGCGCGTCGGCCACGACGTCTCGGACCCCGCGGGGTTCGCCTCCCGCGCGTACGCACCGCACGGCCTGTTCCTCGTACGACCGGACGGATACATCTCGCTGGCTACCGAGACTCCAAGTGAGGTGACCAGCCATCTTCGCTCACTCGGCATACATGTCGGATGA
- a CDS encoding recombinase family protein: MTYQHPASSRIGYARVSTGGQKLDRRIDALTAAGCRRIFADKRSGKDDHRAELTACHAFLQPGDTLVVPALDRYGRSLKDLVNMVGELRGQGIGFSSLHERLDTTTPGGRLVFHVFAALAEFIRGLIVSGTREGLDAARARGRVGGRPSVATPEIIRAARDMLPNPENSITSIAKLLGISPGTLYNHIPDLQELRTASRVPKQLTSG, from the coding sequence ATGACCTACCAGCACCCTGCCTCATCCCGCATCGGCTACGCCAGGGTCTCCACCGGTGGACAGAAGCTCGACCGCCGGATCGACGCCCTCACCGCCGCCGGGTGCCGACGGATCTTCGCCGACAAGAGGTCCGGCAAGGACGACCACCGCGCCGAGCTGACGGCCTGCCACGCCTTCCTCCAGCCCGGCGACACCCTGGTGGTGCCCGCACTCGACCGCTACGGCCGCTCACTGAAGGACCTCGTGAACATGGTCGGCGAGCTACGGGGCCAAGGGATCGGCTTCTCCTCGCTGCACGAGCGCCTGGACACCACCACCCCCGGCGGCCGGCTCGTCTTCCACGTCTTCGCCGCCCTGGCCGAGTTCATCCGCGGGCTCATCGTCTCCGGCACCCGCGAGGGCCTGGACGCCGCCCGCGCACGCGGCCGCGTCGGCGGACGCCCCAGCGTCGCCACCCCCGAGATCATCCGAGCGGCGCGCGACATGCTCCCCAACCCCGAGAACTCGATCACCTCGATCGCCAAGCTCCTCGGCATCAGCCCCGGCACCCTCTACAACCACATCCCCGACCTGCAGGAACTCCGCACTGCCAGCCGCGTTCCGAAGCAGCTCACCTCAGGCTGA
- a CDS encoding DUF7927 domain-containing protein has product MPLEMNKTAAGSAQTVGAPVTYTVTLNNPDDEPITTSVTDNLQLVLQSASWNDDASATTGTPAFDGTTLTWRVTVPANSSAVLTYSVTPE; this is encoded by the coding sequence ATGCCGTTGGAGATGAACAAGACCGCCGCGGGCAGCGCCCAGACCGTCGGCGCGCCGGTCACGTACACGGTCACGCTGAACAACCCGGACGACGAGCCCATCACCACCAGCGTCACTGACAACCTGCAACTGGTCCTGCAATCCGCCTCATGGAACGACGACGCCTCCGCGACGACCGGCACCCCTGCGTTCGACGGCACCACCCTCACATGGAGGGTCACCGTCCCAGCCAACTCCTCCGCGGTGCTCACCTACAGCGTGACCCCCGAGTAG
- a CDS encoding class I SAM-dependent methyltransferase, with amino-acid sequence MTDPDRPQPAPYVLDSAARADLEFDRLRTIEQVYDPGTEEILTRLNPAPGWSCLEVGAGAGSIARLLASLAGETGRVVATDSDPRFLRNIAHPGVEVIEHDVTAGPLPPGSWDLIHARSVLEHLPDPESVLARLIPSLAPHGQLFAEAIDVSRETLAIAAKHAPDRRAATAFLEFATAVHRLMTLAGAHPELGSTLPVLLAAQGLEGITHQRRHPLVSGGKRGFYALTLARLAPSFQDHGLLDTADRRLSSLFDDPFMVFPALPIGAAHGHTPAVGRRQRRT; translated from the coding sequence ATGACCGACCCGGACCGTCCGCAACCCGCCCCCTACGTTCTGGATTCAGCCGCCCGAGCGGATCTCGAATTCGACCGCCTGCGCACGATCGAGCAGGTCTACGACCCCGGAACCGAGGAGATCCTCACCCGGCTGAACCCGGCGCCCGGGTGGTCATGCCTCGAAGTCGGCGCGGGAGCGGGCAGTATCGCCCGTCTCCTGGCATCTCTCGCCGGAGAGACCGGAAGAGTGGTGGCAACCGACAGCGATCCGCGATTTCTGAGGAACATCGCACATCCCGGGGTCGAAGTGATCGAACACGACGTCACCGCAGGCCCTCTGCCACCAGGTTCCTGGGATCTGATCCACGCCAGATCCGTACTGGAGCATCTGCCGGACCCCGAATCCGTCCTGGCCCGGCTGATCCCCTCGCTGGCACCACACGGGCAGCTCTTCGCCGAAGCGATCGACGTCAGTCGCGAGACACTCGCCATCGCCGCCAAACACGCCCCGGACAGAAGGGCGGCCACAGCCTTCCTGGAGTTCGCAACCGCGGTGCACCGGCTGATGACACTCGCCGGAGCACACCCCGAACTCGGCAGCACCCTCCCGGTGCTCCTCGCCGCCCAGGGTCTGGAGGGCATCACCCACCAGCGGCGACACCCCCTCGTCTCCGGTGGAAAACGCGGCTTCTACGCGCTCACGCTCGCCCGCCTCGCACCGTCGTTCCAGGACCACGGTCTGCTCGACACCGCCGATCGACGGCTCTCCTCCCTGTTCGACGACCCGTTCATGGTCTTCCCCGCACTCCCCATCGGCGCTGCCCATGGACACACCCCCGCGGTCGGACGGCGACAGCGGAGAACCTGA
- a CDS encoding DUF3592 domain-containing protein encodes MDVFNGVGAFGTVFGLVGLAFTAIAVIMIVRILRRAGTTGAALRSGLVAEGRVLDVYQALEGRHDHRLTVRHAIIGFRAANGQDYRIDDSSGQPRIVGDHVPVKYLPGSPDRGVPADARGAGTGGMPAVVPVIILSVFGLMGLFFALIGFGLAGIGFSVGTSTLPTSNFPTGFPSAGG; translated from the coding sequence ATGGACGTTTTCAACGGGGTGGGCGCTTTCGGCACGGTCTTCGGACTGGTGGGCCTCGCCTTCACAGCGATCGCCGTCATCATGATCGTCAGGATCCTGCGCAGAGCCGGCACGACCGGTGCCGCGCTGCGCAGCGGACTGGTGGCCGAGGGGCGCGTGCTCGACGTCTACCAGGCGCTCGAGGGACGCCACGACCACCGCCTCACGGTCCGACACGCCATCATCGGCTTTCGGGCGGCAAACGGGCAGGACTACCGGATCGACGACTCGTCCGGGCAACCACGGATCGTCGGCGACCACGTGCCGGTCAAGTACCTGCCCGGCAGCCCGGATCGGGGCGTCCCTGCCGACGCGCGGGGAGCAGGCACCGGTGGGATGCCAGCCGTCGTGCCGGTCATCATCCTCAGCGTCTTCGGGCTGATGGGCCTCTTCTTCGCGCTGATCGGCTTCGGCCTGGCCGGGATCGGCTTCTCGGTCGGCACCTCGACGCTTCCCACCTCCAACTTCCCGACCGGCTTCCCGAGCGCCGGCGGGTGA
- a CDS encoding cytochrome P450, whose protein sequence is MHPTARIISVLSDKFARDPYAWYPQLRENDPVHYEPGIGAYFLSRHEDVRRVLTEDQTFTTQALRERAEPVMRGRVLAQMTGAEHTAKHRTMIRGYTGPMLEDQIPLIRRNVEQLIRPHLRRGRFDLVKDFGQQLAIWVALDSLGLPKDNWRNVHSWFQGVAEFVTSVTLTEERYRHCVQCARRLEDYLRPFIKERRENPGQDVISLMCHTEYESGRMSLHEVTALCHNVLLAATEPADKTLALLFRHLITHPDQMALVRGDPGLVTNAIAETLRYTPPVQLIPRRTAENVEISGVAIPAETMVWCMLAAANRDPRVFERPDTFDLQRTDLGPERSFTAAATHFGFGAGMHSCVGAAFARRELETVVTMLLALMENIGFPEDASYEETGFYSRGPESLTLTFDPTVEGRLLAA, encoded by the coding sequence ATGCATCCGACTGCCCGCATCATCAGCGTCCTGTCCGACAAGTTCGCCCGGGACCCGTACGCCTGGTATCCCCAGCTGCGGGAGAACGACCCCGTCCACTACGAACCCGGCATCGGTGCCTACTTCCTGAGCCGGCACGAAGACGTTCGCCGGGTTCTGACCGAGGACCAGACCTTCACCACCCAAGCCTTACGGGAACGGGCCGAGCCGGTCATGCGCGGTCGCGTCCTGGCACAGATGACCGGCGCCGAACACACCGCCAAACACCGGACAATGATCCGCGGATACACCGGGCCGATGCTGGAAGACCAGATCCCGCTCATCCGCCGCAACGTGGAGCAGCTCATCCGCCCCCATCTGCGGCGCGGCCGGTTCGACCTGGTGAAGGACTTCGGACAGCAGCTGGCGATCTGGGTCGCGCTGGACAGTCTTGGACTGCCCAAGGACAACTGGCGGAATGTGCACTCCTGGTTCCAGGGCGTGGCCGAATTCGTGACGAGCGTCACTCTGACCGAGGAGCGATACCGGCATTGCGTCCAGTGCGCCCGCCGGCTGGAGGACTATCTGCGGCCCTTCATCAAGGAACGGCGCGAGAACCCCGGCCAGGATGTGATCTCGCTGATGTGCCACACGGAGTACGAGAGCGGGAGGATGAGCCTGCACGAGGTCACCGCTCTGTGCCACAACGTGCTCCTCGCCGCGACCGAACCGGCGGACAAGACACTGGCCCTGCTGTTCCGGCATCTGATCACCCACCCCGATCAGATGGCCCTGGTCCGCGGCGATCCCGGACTGGTGACCAACGCCATCGCGGAGACGCTCCGTTACACACCGCCGGTGCAACTGATCCCCCGCAGGACAGCGGAGAACGTCGAGATCTCCGGTGTCGCCATACCCGCCGAGACCATGGTCTGGTGCATGCTCGCCGCCGCCAACCGCGACCCGCGTGTCTTCGAACGGCCCGACACCTTCGACCTCCAGCGCACCGACCTCGGTCCCGAACGGTCCTTCACCGCCGCCGCTACCCACTTCGGGTTCGGCGCGGGCATGCACTCGTGCGTCGGGGCCGCATTCGCGCGCAGGGAACTGGAGACGGTCGTGACGATGCTGCTGGCCCTCATGGAGAACATCGGCTTCCCCGAGGACGCCTCCTACGAAGAGACCGGCTTCTACTCCCGCGGCCCCGAATCACTCACCCTCACCTTCGATCCCACCGTGGAAGGACGGCTCCTGGCTGCCTGA
- a CDS encoding putative quinol monooxygenase: MSEVTVVGRVVARAGKEAELAQLLQAVIEPTRNEEGSLHYSIQQSIETPEEFIAIERWRHTEDLQRHFRSAHSQHLAAAVESLLAEPIKITTCRELT, encoded by the coding sequence ATGAGTGAAGTAACGGTTGTGGGCCGGGTCGTCGCCAGGGCGGGCAAGGAGGCAGAACTCGCACAACTGCTCCAGGCGGTCATCGAACCCACCCGGAACGAGGAGGGAAGCCTGCACTACTCCATCCAGCAGAGCATCGAAACCCCGGAGGAATTCATCGCCATCGAGCGGTGGCGACACACCGAAGACCTCCAGCGCCACTTCCGAAGCGCGCACTCCCAGCACCTCGCCGCCGCGGTGGAATCACTCCTGGCGGAACCGATCAAGATCACAACATGCCGGGAGCTGACATGA
- a CDS encoding response regulator — MQNDYAAEGTDTADSAHTLLWADDTRHSLLLITTNLPGSLGAEDLAEEVRERKPDFPVVFIDDAETSPQLPGAPVLRKNFTLGQLLNAVETALR, encoded by the coding sequence GTGCAGAACGACTACGCGGCCGAAGGCACCGACACCGCAGACTCCGCCCACACGCTGCTCTGGGCGGATGATACGCGCCACAGCCTGCTGCTGATCACGACGAACCTGCCCGGCAGTCTGGGTGCCGAGGACCTCGCAGAGGAGGTCCGTGAACGGAAGCCAGACTTCCCGGTCGTCTTCATCGACGACGCCGAGACCTCACCCCAGCTCCCCGGGGCCCCGGTCCTGCGGAAGAACTTCACACTCGGCCAACTGCTCAACGCTGTGGAGACCGCTCTCAGGTAG
- a CDS encoding cytochrome P450, which yields MIHWARRRQPVCPVELPGGSRLWMISRRDDILRVFTDPDLVRLSDAAEALPPPAGISGAARSRAGQPGAEYCATWAVESHRASIVKQTGLVLDAMETGNNPADLLEKLAAPLTAAVCRDVFGLSFDPQELRNLLIQEEPTGNSAVGHPVLHSLTEHLRDGPVRGNAAGTPFKAREQREADTEPSHTVVTGLLVRCARSLFSALLTGPFTLLLHPKPLRECLRDPVLWRAAAGELRRYHPGTVLGPTHIALRDLELHGTLIKARDAVCASPLGAAWDEEHYPTPAKFDIHRPDAGSTDLRTDPGPLADDALSRLVLTIVCPALFERFPQLRLAVDEHEIPWRNDLTFIRPACLPVAW from the coding sequence GTGATCCACTGGGCACGCCGACGGCAGCCGGTCTGCCCGGTCGAGCTTCCGGGCGGATCCCGGCTGTGGATGATCTCCCGCCGGGACGACATCCTTCGAGTATTCACCGACCCGGACCTCGTGCGGCTGAGCGATGCCGCTGAAGCACTTCCCCCTCCGGCCGGGATCAGCGGGGCAGCGCGCTCGCGGGCCGGGCAGCCGGGCGCCGAGTATTGCGCGACGTGGGCGGTGGAATCCCACCGGGCCTCGATCGTGAAACAGACGGGTCTCGTCCTGGACGCCATGGAAACCGGGAACAACCCTGCCGATCTGCTGGAAAAACTGGCAGCGCCGCTAACAGCCGCCGTGTGCCGCGATGTCTTCGGGCTGTCATTCGATCCCCAGGAATTGCGGAACCTTCTGATCCAGGAAGAGCCGACAGGAAATTCGGCTGTCGGGCACCCGGTCCTGCACTCGCTCACAGAGCACCTCCGGGATGGCCCCGTCCGCGGTAATGCCGCCGGTACGCCCTTTAAAGCCCGCGAACAGCGGGAGGCCGACACTGAACCGTCGCACACCGTGGTGACAGGCTTGCTCGTCCGGTGCGCGAGGTCACTCTTCTCGGCATTGCTGACCGGACCGTTCACTCTCCTGCTCCACCCCAAACCGCTACGGGAGTGCCTGCGCGATCCAGTGCTGTGGCGGGCGGCAGCCGGGGAACTCCGCCGCTACCACCCGGGCACGGTGCTCGGCCCCACCCATATCGCGCTCAGAGACCTGGAACTACACGGCACCCTGATCAAGGCCCGAGACGCGGTATGCGCCTCGCCCCTCGGCGCGGCCTGGGACGAGGAGCACTACCCCACCCCGGCGAAATTCGACATCCATCGTCCGGACGCCGGGTCCACAGACCTTCGCACGGATCCTGGCCCCCTGGCAGACGACGCCCTCAGCAGGCTGGTTCTCACCATCGTCTGCCCCGCCCTGTTCGAGCGCTTCCCACAACTGCGCCTGGCCGTGGATGAACACGAGATTCCCTGGAGAAATGATCTGACGTTCATCCGTCCCGCCTGTCTGCCCGTGGCCTGGTGA